In Fervidicoccaceae archaeon, the DNA window TCACCTGGATCACCCTTTCACCAGGACTGTTAAGCGGAGGTTGTCCGGGAGCTCCTTGATTTTCTCGACTTCGCTCATCTTGTCCTCTGGCACATGCACGGTGATTCTCAGGTCTCTCACCTCGAAGCTATCGGTTAAGTCTCTGACTAGCGATAGGACCTGGATTGCTTCGTCCACGGATAGGTTGTCGGCTTCCACTCGGATCTTGTCCATAACGGCTTTTACGGTGATTGAGCCCACCAGCTCCCTTGAGACCGCTACTGCTCTGTGGAAGTCTTCAAAGGACGAAATCTCCATTGCTTTCAAAGCCACGACTCTGCCAGCCTCGAGGTACTCTTTAGCGTCGCGAACCGTGAGAGTGAGAGTGACTTCCTCTGGAGCGAGCACGGGTCTACGTATGCGTACGGTTTTCTCTCCGCGCCCCAGTACTGATCCCTTCTCGTCTAGAACCACTGCTGTGACCACGACCTCTCCAGCGTTCTTCTCGGGTTTTAGCTCAAAGCTCCTGCTGAACGGTACGGCAACGTCTTCTTCGATTTGCGCTGGCTCTGCACCCTTCGCTGTGATCCTCAGCTTTGCTCTCTCGACGACGGGTGCAACAGCCTTCAGGTTCAGCTTGATGAGGATAGGTGCTTCGGCTTCAGCTTCCCCGGGGGCGTCGATGTCTACTCGGACAGCGATCTTCTCCTTGTAGGCAACGTACGTTGTTCTAATGAGCTCGCCGTAGCCCGGTAGCTGGCGCAGAGCATCGAGGGTGAGCTCTCGTTCTCCGTCCGTGAACACCAGGATCTCGTTGCTCTCGAGGCTCCTCTTGGCGTTCTCCAGCCACTCCTCGAGGATGCTCGTGTACTTCGTTAAAACCACTGGTCTCCCCTGCTTCATGGAGCTCAGGGCTTCCTTAGCAATGCTCTCGTACTCCTCGTCGGTTAGGGAGCCGGCTCCACCGCTCTTTACACGGGCTAGTGCTTCGCTCTTCGAGGAGAGCACGCTCTTCCAGTAGAGTTTACCCTCGATCTTGACGGCGTACTCGAGGTTCTTGACGGGTTTCAGAGCGTTCTCCACGAACCACTTCAAGCTCATGACTGGTATGTCCTCTCGGTTTCCGGTGAGCAGGTTGATCCACACGTTGTTGAGCATAACGCTGTCCTGGACCGCGCTCTCTCCTAGGAGAACCCTGGCTACATCCAGCACCCAGTTCTCATCCATCTCCGAGAGGATGAACGAGTTACTGCAAAGTGTTTCTTCAACAGCCTTGAACACCTGTTTCTCCCGCACGATTTCGCTAAGCTTCAGCGACAGTATTCTCCCTCCGCGCTTGAGCTTAACGGTGTTGTATACTTTGCTTATCAGGACCTCGGTGTACTTGAGGTAGTCTTTTTCGCACTTCGATACATCCTGCTTCAGCTTTTTCAGGAGGTCCGGCTCCTCCCTGATGTCGGCTTCGTACTCCTCTGCGAGAACCTCTTCGGTGAGCTTATCTCTGCAGACAATGTGGTACTTGATCGCGCTCCTCAGGGCTTCCCAGTAGGTTTCGGCTTTCACACCGTACCTCTTCGCTTCATCAGGGGGGATTCTGGACTCGGTGTCGGGGACTAGTATCAGCGTGTTCGTGTACTTGACTTGCTCAGCGAGTTCGCTGTCTGGGACCGGCTCCGTGTATACTACGATGGTTGGAACTGCACCCTCCTCTCTGATCTCGTTGTGGAAAACAGCGGCTTCACCCAGTAGTGGTAGCCCGCTTCTCACTTTCTTGAAGCCCGTGTCCAGCTGGTTCCTCAGGACGGTTTCAACTTCATCGTCTGTTACCTTCTCAGCGTACCTGTTCATCAGTTCCTGTAGCCTCGGAGTCCACTTCATGAACCACCGGTCTTCGTGGACGTGGAGATGTGGGAGCTTACCTGAGAGGTACCTTAGTGTAGCCTCGGCATCGTACCACTTACTGTCCTTGGCTACCGGGAGGTCGATTACTGCGTAAGCGACATCCCTGGTCGTTGGGTATATGTCCTTGTTGCTTACAAGGCCTCTTCCAGCGAGGCTTCTCAGCCAGATGTAGACGGAGATAGCGTACGCCGCGGGAACGTATTCCTTATCTACGTACTGCTCGTGAACTGGTTTAACCGTGCATTTCACGTCTACTGAGGTACTCTCACTAACAACAGAGCTCCTGAGGACGCTCACGAACCTCTGGAAATCTCTCTCAGTTGATGGCAAATTGGAGACGAGGACAGCTTCGTCGAAGACGGGCACGTAGTACGGCATGAGGAGATGCGGTTCAAAACCCGTCCAGTCAAAGCATCCGAGCTCAACAGCTCTGAGGGATTCGGCTACAATTGCCAGAGGGCTCCTGGTGAGCTGGAAGTGCTCGCTCAGGTACTGGTGGAGAACCCTCAGGGTTTCTATGGTCTCCGGGTGAACCGGGTAGGTTTTCTCGAGCTCGTCTACAAGCTTACGCCTCACCAGGTGGTCTCTGATCTCGGTGGCGGGCACAGCGTTTACTATCATTTCGCCGATCTTCCTTCCAAGGCTTGCGAGCTTAGCGGGGTCCTCGTCGAAAATCCTCTTCCTGACGATCGACGCTATGTCCCCGAATGACGTGACGACTATCGTGGTTCCTCGGGTTCTATCGAGCACTCTCTTTATGACGTCAACGTCAAAGAGCTTCTCGTGCGCCTTCTCGAGTCTCCCTGTCTCGGGGCTGAAGGGAATGGTTATAACCACCGCGCAGGACTGTATATCCTCTGTTGTGAGTAGTTCCGAGAGTACCAGGATGAACTGGTTCACCAGGGGTCGCATGTTTTCGGGTATTCTTCCGTAATACTGTGCTATCTCGTCAATGAGTATTACCGCACTGCTTCCGTTCAGCAGGGTTCTAAGCTGGTCTTTCGAAGGTGCTACGACATTGTTGTCCTGCACGGCTACGAGCTGGTAGTTTCCGAGCTTATCGGCTATGTAGCCCCAGATGGTCTTAATGGGCTTGTTGTCGAGCGGTGTTGGCGCGTGGTCGCTTTCACCTCCATGGACGACAACCACCTTGATTTTCGTCGCCTCGTGGAACCTCTGCCAGTTCTTCACCACGTAGTCAGCTATGTCTTTGTCTAAGATGGCGAGAACCTCTGCGGCTTCTCGTGGGGTTCTAGACTCCCGTATGACCTTGAGCACGTGGTAAAGGGTTGCCAGAGCATGGGATTTTCCGCCTCCGAACAGCGATGGAAGAACGAAGAGTCTTGACTCAACGCGGCACCTCACACCTCCAACTACGTCCTCTCTGATGTTCAGGAGGCTCATCAGTACCATTATCACAAGCTTCTTGATCCCCTGAGTAACAGCTGTTCTCTTGAAGAACTCAGCCGGGTTTCTGAGGAACTCGGGTGCGGTGCCCCTATCGATGTGTACTATGTCGATTGCCGGAGTGTAGTTTCCTTCCAGGATTTCCTTTCTAACTCTGATGCTCTTCAGAGGCGGGACCTGAGCTACAATGGACATGATCTCATTCATCTAGGTTTTAATACGCTCAAGAATACTTATAACTCTTGAACACAGCGAGGCTTCGGGGTCGCTCCTTATCCTGGCTAGAGCACGCGCTAGCGCTACAGCTTCCTCGACGAGGTGCGGGTACTTAGATGAGAGCTCCTCGTAGACAACCTTGAACTCGCTGAACGTCTGCGTAACCTCGTACTCGAGTATGTGGAGAACGTCCAGGGCGTTCGATAGCTCTCTTACCCTGCTATCCTCCCTAACACCGAGTTTTACCAGGTCCAGTTTTCTCAGCCCAGCTATCCTCTTGAGCTCTTCTGGGTCGTCCGAGCTCGGCGAGAGAAGTACGTAGGTCTTCTGCTTCGCTACCTTCGAGCCCTTGCTCTCGGTGTTCACCGGAGTTATAGCTCTCTCCTTTACAAGTACCTCGTGGAGCTTTTCCCCTAGTTTCTTCTTCGACTCGGCTACATCACCGAGAACACTGTACCCCAGGGTTATGAGCTCCTGGCTCGACAGGAGAACAGTAGCTTCTCCAGCGTGCAGTCTCTTTATCAGCGCGTAGGCTAGCGATATCGGTGAGAGCTTCGCGGCTTCATCTCCGACGAGCTCCTCGGATGCTATTCTCATGGCTTGCTTAACGATGTCCTCGGTTGACGCGTAGGCTCCTATGGCTTTCCTTATAGCTCTGTACGAAGTGTAAACGCTGAGAGCG includes these proteins:
- a CDS encoding DUF499 domain-containing protein; translated protein: MSIVAQVPPLKSIRVRKEILEGNYTPAIDIVHIDRGTAPEFLRNPAEFFKRTAVTQGIKKLVIMVLMSLLNIREDVVGGVRCRVESRLFVLPSLFGGGKSHALATLYHVLKVIRESRTPREAAEVLAILDKDIADYVVKNWQRFHEATKIKVVVVHGGESDHAPTPLDNKPIKTIWGYIADKLGNYQLVAVQDNNVVAPSKDQLRTLLNGSSAVILIDEIAQYYGRIPENMRPLVNQFILVLSELLTTEDIQSCAVVITIPFSPETGRLEKAHEKLFDVDVIKRVLDRTRGTTIVVTSFGDIASIVRKRIFDEDPAKLASLGRKIGEMIVNAVPATEIRDHLVRRKLVDELEKTYPVHPETIETLRVLHQYLSEHFQLTRSPLAIVAESLRAVELGCFDWTGFEPHLLMPYYVPVFDEAVLVSNLPSTERDFQRFVSVLRSSVVSESTSVDVKCTVKPVHEQYVDKEYVPAAYAISVYIWLRSLAGRGLVSNKDIYPTTRDVAYAVIDLPVAKDSKWYDAEATLRYLSGKLPHLHVHEDRWFMKWTPRLQELMNRYAEKVTDDEVETVLRNQLDTGFKKVRSGLPLLGEAAVFHNEIREEGAVPTIVVYTEPVPDSELAEQVKYTNTLILVPDTESRIPPDEAKRYGVKAETYWEALRSAIKYHIVCRDKLTEEVLAEEYEADIREEPDLLKKLKQDVSKCEKDYLKYTEVLISKVYNTVKLKRGGRILSLKLSEIVREKQVFKAVEETLCSNSFILSEMDENWVLDVARVLLGESAVQDSVMLNNVWINLLTGNREDIPVMSLKWFVENALKPVKNLEYAVKIEGKLYWKSVLSSKSEALARVKSGGAGSLTDEEYESIAKEALSSMKQGRPVVLTKYTSILEEWLENAKRSLESNEILVFTDGERELTLDALRQLPGYGELIRTTYVAYKEKIAVRVDIDAPGEAEAEAPILIKLNLKAVAPVVERAKLRITAKGAEPAQIEEDVAVPFSRSFELKPEKNAGEVVVTAVVLDEKGSVLGRGEKTVRIRRPVLAPEEVTLTLTVRDAKEYLEAGRVVALKAMEISSFEDFHRAVAVSRELVGSITVKAVMDKIRVEADNLSVDEAIQVLSLVRDLTDSFEVRDLRITVHVPEDKMSEVEKIKELPDNLRLTVLVKG